A stretch of the Lineus longissimus chromosome 10, tnLinLong1.2, whole genome shotgun sequence genome encodes the following:
- the LOC135494786 gene encoding uncharacterized protein LOC135494786 isoform X1, which translates to MADCSHEDQMEELIALKSIYEDELTEISTSPPCFMLRITELEKNLKGPVFLKLTYPPEYPNVVPRIEVPNGSSVLTSGDHEGLVENLNLVAEENVGMVMVFTLVEAAKEWINKNVSDCQQDNEVEERQVEEDTSDFLSSGIKFTEAKTKGGKWDYVIGLVGKPSAGKSTFFNAATTLELAKTGAHPFTTIEPNIGKAFYTIPCPCYKLEKRCDAAHGHNFKGDRYMPTLLKDVAGLVPGASDGKGRGNRFLNDLVDADVLIHIIDISGCTNEKGEATVGYHPSLDVQWLNNEIYRWVYDNVMGKWDAIRRKPAKLIDMFTGYRANRAMIHTALQNAGVNEKELAKLPQWNDCILGKVVTEFLRLRFPMLLVLNKADTDTAHENIVSLQEKYPTIPSIPVSAISECDLQQLQKSGVIRYEFGDSNYSILTKPSQQEEFQLNHVSKDVFERYGSTNVHTALCQAVSLKSPVHALPVADLDTLKSIRKDREDPGILRDCIPLKPGTTVDGLFEVMIHFPIQLLAGDFVRAETSDENGKKRQVPKQEEMSETNNVIRIMSTRRR; encoded by the exons ATGGCCGATTGCTCTCATGAAGATCAGATGGAAGAGTTGATTGCTCTGAAATCAATTTATGAGGATGAACTAACCG AAATCTCGACGAGTCCACCATGTTTCATGTTGAGAATTACAGAGTTAGAAAAGAACCTCAAAG GGCCAGTATTTCTGAAACTCACATACCCTCCAGAATACCCAAATGTAGTGCCAAGAATTGAAGTTCCCAATGGGTCTAGTGTCCTCACTTCAGGCGACCACGAAGGTTTAGTGGAGAATCTCAATCTAGTG GCTGAAGAAAATGTTGGTATGGTTATGGTGTTCACACTTGTCGAGGCTGCCAAAGAATGGATCAATAAAAATGTATCAGACTGTCAGCAGGATAATGAAGTGGAGGAAAGACAG GTTGAAGAAGACACTTCAGACTTTCTCAGTTCAGGGATAAAGTTTACCGAAGCAAAGACCAAGGGAGGAAAATGGGACTACGTCATTGGGTTAGTT GGCAAGCCATCTGCAGGGAAGTCAACCTTCTttaacgcagcaacaactcttGAGCTGGCCAAGACTGGAGCTCATCCGTTCACAACAATAGAGCCCAACATTGGCAAGGCTTTCTACACAATTCCCTGTCCTTGTTATAAACTAGAGAAAAGATGTGATGCAG CTCATGGCCATAACTTCAAGGGAGATCGTTACATGCCCACATTGCTGAAGGATGTTGCTGGGCTAGTGCCAGGGGCGTCCGATGGCAAAGGAAGAGGCAACAG ATTTTTGAATGATCTCGTTGATGCTGATGTCCTCATTCATATCATTGACATCTCTGGCTGTACGAATGAGAAAGGGGAAGCTACCGTAGGTTACCATCCCTCGCTGGATGTGCAATGGCTTAACAATGAAATATA tcgTTGGGTTTATGACAACGTCATGGGAAAATGGGATGCAATACGAAGAAAGCCAGCAAAATTGATCGATATGTTTACTGGTTACCGAGCCAACAGAGCTATGATACACACAGCCCTCCAGAATGCTGGTGTcaatgaaaa GGAACTGGCCAAGCTCCCACAGTGGAATGATTGTATCCTGGGAAAGGTTGTGACTGAGTTCCTCAGATTACGCTTCCCAATGCTCCTAGTCCTCAATAAAGCTGATACAGACACTGCACATGAGAACATAGTCAG CTTACAAGAGAAGTACCCGACCATCCCTTCCATCCCAGTGAGTGCCATCAGTGAATGTGATCTCCAGCAGCTACAGAAGTCTGGTGTCATACGTTATGAATTTGGAGATTCAAACTACAGTATTCTAACCAAGCCATCTCAGCAGGAAGAGTTCCAACTCAACCATGTCTCTAAAGATGTCTTTGAAAG GTATGGCTCCACCAATGTCCACACTGCTCTCTGCCAGGCAGTGAGTTTGAAGTCCCCAGTCCATGCTCTCCCTGTGGCTGACCTTGATACTTTAAAGTCGATACGAAAAGACCGAGAGGACCCGGGGATATTACGAGATTGTATTCCATTGAAGCCGGGAACTACAGTAGATGGATTGTTTGAAGTCATGATACATTTTCCCATACAGCTGCTAGCTGGAGATTTTGTCCGTGCTGAG ACTTCGGATGAAAATGGGAAGAAAAGACAAGTGCCAAAACAAGAGGAGATGAGTGAGACGAACAATGTGATCAGGATTATGAGCACAAGGAGAAGATAA
- the LOC135494786 gene encoding uncharacterized protein LOC135494786 isoform X2, whose amino-acid sequence MLRITELEKNLKGPVFLKLTYPPEYPNVVPRIEVPNGSSVLTSGDHEGLVENLNLVAEENVGMVMVFTLVEAAKEWINKNVSDCQQDNEVEERQVEEDTSDFLSSGIKFTEAKTKGGKWDYVIGLVGKPSAGKSTFFNAATTLELAKTGAHPFTTIEPNIGKAFYTIPCPCYKLEKRCDAAHGHNFKGDRYMPTLLKDVAGLVPGASDGKGRGNRFLNDLVDADVLIHIIDISGCTNEKGEATVGYHPSLDVQWLNNEIYRWVYDNVMGKWDAIRRKPAKLIDMFTGYRANRAMIHTALQNAGVNEKELAKLPQWNDCILGKVVTEFLRLRFPMLLVLNKADTDTAHENIVSLQEKYPTIPSIPVSAISECDLQQLQKSGVIRYEFGDSNYSILTKPSQQEEFQLNHVSKDVFERYGSTNVHTALCQAVSLKSPVHALPVADLDTLKSIRKDREDPGILRDCIPLKPGTTVDGLFEVMIHFPIQLLAGDFVRAETSDENGKKRQVPKQEEMSETNNVIRIMSTRRR is encoded by the exons ATGTTGAGAATTACAGAGTTAGAAAAGAACCTCAAAG GGCCAGTATTTCTGAAACTCACATACCCTCCAGAATACCCAAATGTAGTGCCAAGAATTGAAGTTCCCAATGGGTCTAGTGTCCTCACTTCAGGCGACCACGAAGGTTTAGTGGAGAATCTCAATCTAGTG GCTGAAGAAAATGTTGGTATGGTTATGGTGTTCACACTTGTCGAGGCTGCCAAAGAATGGATCAATAAAAATGTATCAGACTGTCAGCAGGATAATGAAGTGGAGGAAAGACAG GTTGAAGAAGACACTTCAGACTTTCTCAGTTCAGGGATAAAGTTTACCGAAGCAAAGACCAAGGGAGGAAAATGGGACTACGTCATTGGGTTAGTT GGCAAGCCATCTGCAGGGAAGTCAACCTTCTttaacgcagcaacaactcttGAGCTGGCCAAGACTGGAGCTCATCCGTTCACAACAATAGAGCCCAACATTGGCAAGGCTTTCTACACAATTCCCTGTCCTTGTTATAAACTAGAGAAAAGATGTGATGCAG CTCATGGCCATAACTTCAAGGGAGATCGTTACATGCCCACATTGCTGAAGGATGTTGCTGGGCTAGTGCCAGGGGCGTCCGATGGCAAAGGAAGAGGCAACAG ATTTTTGAATGATCTCGTTGATGCTGATGTCCTCATTCATATCATTGACATCTCTGGCTGTACGAATGAGAAAGGGGAAGCTACCGTAGGTTACCATCCCTCGCTGGATGTGCAATGGCTTAACAATGAAATATA tcgTTGGGTTTATGACAACGTCATGGGAAAATGGGATGCAATACGAAGAAAGCCAGCAAAATTGATCGATATGTTTACTGGTTACCGAGCCAACAGAGCTATGATACACACAGCCCTCCAGAATGCTGGTGTcaatgaaaa GGAACTGGCCAAGCTCCCACAGTGGAATGATTGTATCCTGGGAAAGGTTGTGACTGAGTTCCTCAGATTACGCTTCCCAATGCTCCTAGTCCTCAATAAAGCTGATACAGACACTGCACATGAGAACATAGTCAG CTTACAAGAGAAGTACCCGACCATCCCTTCCATCCCAGTGAGTGCCATCAGTGAATGTGATCTCCAGCAGCTACAGAAGTCTGGTGTCATACGTTATGAATTTGGAGATTCAAACTACAGTATTCTAACCAAGCCATCTCAGCAGGAAGAGTTCCAACTCAACCATGTCTCTAAAGATGTCTTTGAAAG GTATGGCTCCACCAATGTCCACACTGCTCTCTGCCAGGCAGTGAGTTTGAAGTCCCCAGTCCATGCTCTCCCTGTGGCTGACCTTGATACTTTAAAGTCGATACGAAAAGACCGAGAGGACCCGGGGATATTACGAGATTGTATTCCATTGAAGCCGGGAACTACAGTAGATGGATTGTTTGAAGTCATGATACATTTTCCCATACAGCTGCTAGCTGGAGATTTTGTCCGTGCTGAG ACTTCGGATGAAAATGGGAAGAAAAGACAAGTGCCAAAACAAGAGGAGATGAGTGAGACGAACAATGTGATCAGGATTATGAGCACAAGGAGAAGATAA